The following coding sequences are from one Leptolyngbya sp. NIES-3755 window:
- a CDS encoding methyltransferase FkbM (similar to AA sequence:cyanobase_aa:Ava_1042), with the protein MNTPIVLLVFNRPHLTERVFERVRQAKPSKLFVVADAPRLDRPDEVKKSEAVKAIIDQVDWDCTVYKNYAETNLGCKRRISSGLDWVFEQVEEAIILEDDCLPDPSFFSFCESLLEQYRDDSRVMMVSGNNFQFDRPRSQYDYYFSRYTLIWGWATWRRAWQKYDGNMQHWKQLRDRNWLDTVLEDQQGVRYWTELFNSVEQGELDTWDVAWTYTCWAANGLSIVPNKNLVSNIGFDPLANNTTETNSPFDNTPTQPIHLPLRHPPLMIRDVEADRYSQKTQFHLSTIHWYKNKLRKWLVKNLGFKTAAERKRLAMNRG; encoded by the coding sequence ATGAATACTCCGATTGTTCTTCTAGTTTTCAATCGACCGCATCTAACCGAACGGGTTTTCGAGCGAGTTCGACAAGCAAAACCTTCAAAACTGTTTGTGGTCGCGGATGCTCCCCGTCTCGATCGACCCGATGAAGTGAAAAAATCCGAAGCGGTCAAAGCCATTATCGATCAAGTTGATTGGGATTGCACGGTGTACAAGAACTATGCAGAAACGAATCTCGGCTGTAAGCGGCGAATTTCTTCGGGTCTCGATTGGGTGTTTGAACAAGTTGAAGAAGCGATCATTCTCGAAGATGATTGTCTTCCTGATCCCAGCTTTTTCTCGTTCTGCGAATCATTGTTAGAGCAGTATCGCGATGATTCACGAGTGATGATGGTTTCTGGGAACAACTTCCAATTTGATCGACCCCGATCGCAGTATGACTACTATTTTTCTCGCTATACCTTGATTTGGGGTTGGGCAACTTGGCGCAGAGCTTGGCAGAAATATGATGGCAACATGCAGCACTGGAAACAATTACGCGATCGCAATTGGCTAGACACAGTGCTGGAGGATCAGCAGGGAGTTCGCTACTGGACAGAGCTATTTAACTCAGTTGAGCAAGGTGAACTCGATACCTGGGATGTCGCTTGGACCTATACTTGCTGGGCAGCGAATGGATTATCGATCGTGCCGAACAAAAATTTAGTCTCGAACATTGGCTTTGATCCTCTGGCGAACAATACTACAGAGACAAATAGCCCATTCGACAATACGCCCACGCAGCCGATTCATTTACCGCTTCGCCATCCGCCGTTGATGATTCGAGATGTAGAAGCCGATCGATATTCTCAAAAGACGCAATTTCATCTCAGCACAATCCACTGGTACAAGAATAAGCTGCGAAAATGGCTGGTGAAAAATCTGGGCTTCAAGACAGCAGCAGAACGAAAGCGACTTGCAATGAATCGAGGCTGA